A single window of Nicotiana tomentosiformis chromosome 1, ASM39032v3, whole genome shotgun sequence DNA harbors:
- the LOC104104824 gene encoding zeatin O-glucosyltransferase-like codes for MATTNNNIVVVMIPLPAQGHLQPLLELARRILSSSNFTIPVHYAGSTTHLRQAQSRAHGWDPLTTPNLHFSEFQMPTLDNIPPDSNDFYPSNLIPSFYAALEFRQPVADLVKNLSAADKFRRVVVIHDILMSWVVQDVITIPNTEMYFFHAVSALDVCSRILEAKLNPDPVTPPADVAEILQELACMEPGSDSPPPLMVKYVEKQMSCAVNYGGRNIFSTCRPIDGIYLDLMQQAFKSYDEHWKTWGLGLFMNPLEMDQNIKKDTTSTPPRHHLLQWLDKQEPNSVLLVSFGSAASFTDEQIRELALGLEQSQQKFIWVLKEADRANVFAENINGGSSTRAFVLPEGYEKRAEGRGIVERGWAPQLEVLGHASTGGYLCHCGWNSVMESISMGVPIAAWPLHTDHPRTALLLIKGLKIGIYVRDWAHRNELVKAETIHNAVKILMDSTEGEKLRQKAAELKDTVKASFMDGGATKKDIESFMSYITR; via the coding sequence ATGGCTACGACAAACAATAACATTGTCGTTGTGATGATTCCCTTACCAGCACAAGGCCATCTCCAGCCACTGCTTGAGCTCGCTCGGCGCATTTTATCTTCTTCTAATTTTACCATACCCGTTCACTACGCCGGCTCCACCACACACTTACGCCAAGCACAGAGTCGCGCCCATGGTTGGGACCCTCTCACTACTCCCAATCTCCATTTCTCTGAGTTCCAAATGCCTACTCTCGACAACATTCCTCCTGATAGCAATGACTTTTACCCTTCAAATTTAATACCCTCTTTCTACGCTGCTCTGGAGTTTCGACAACCAGTGGCAGATCTTGTTAAGAATTTGTCTGCAGCAGATAAATTCAGGAGAGTTGTTGTCATTCATGACATTCTAATGTCTTGGGTTGTTCAAGATGTTATTACCATACCAAATACAGAAATGTACTTTTTTCATGCTGTTTCTGCTCTGGACGTATGTTCTAGAATTTTGGAAGCAAAACTAAATCCTGATCCAGTCACACCGCCAGCTGATGTTGCAGAAATATTGCAAGAACTTGCATGCATGGAACCTGGATCAGATTCACCACCGCCATTAATGGTGAAATACGTGGAGAAACAAATGAGTTGTGCGGTAAATTATGGTGGCCGAAATATTTTCAGTACTTGTAGACCCATTGACGGTATATATCTTGATTTGATGCAACAAGCTTTCAAATCGTATGATGAGCATTGGAAAACGTGGGGTCTTGGTCTTTTTATGAACCCTTTGGAAATGGATCAGAATATAAAAAAAGACACGACGAGTACCCCGCCACGTCATCACCTATTACAGTGGCTGGACAAACAAGAACCAAACTCAGTGTTACTTGTTTCATTTGGATCTGCAGCTTCATTTACTGATGAACAAATAAGAGAACTGGCACTTGGTCTTGAACAAAGCCAACAAAAGTTCATTTGGGTACTGAAAGAAGCAGACAGAGCAAATGTCTTCGCTGAGAATATCAATGGCGGCAGTAGTACCCGGGCCTTTGTTTTACCAGAAGGGTATGAGAAAAGAGCAGAAGGAAGAGGAATTGTAGAGCGGGGATGGGCCCCACAACTAGAGGTGTTAGGACACGCGTCAACTGGAGGTTACTTGTGCCATTGCGGATGGAACTCTGTAATGGAAAGCATTTCAATGGGAGTTCCAATTGCTGCATGGCCATTGCATACAGACCACCCGAGGACCGCTCTGTTATTGATCAAAGGTTTGAAAATAGGGATTTACGTTAGAGATTGGGCTCACAGAAATGAGTTGGTGAAAGCAGAGACAATTCATAATGCTGTAAAGATTTTGATGGATTCGACCGAAGGTGAAAAATTGAGGCAGAAAGCGGCGGAGCTGAAGGATACCGTGAAAGCATCGTTCATGGATGGTGGTGCAACAAAAAAAGACATTGAATCTTTTATGTCTTATATTACTAgataa